One part of the Gammaproteobacteria bacterium genome encodes these proteins:
- a CDS encoding M48 family metalloprotease: MSEQDEIELGSEAHAQIVRQFGGAYEDAALQDYVQRVGERLAVNSHRQQLAYRFTVLDSSQVNAFALPGGYIYITRGLLAYLNSEAELAAVLGHEIGHVTARHSVRQISGTRAARIGFTIGSVLIPELGNQIGQGLFSVLGGAITSGYGREHELEADRLGAEYLARSGYDPRAMLKVLEVLKDQELYERQLAEEEGRQPRIYHGVFATHPSSDQRLQEAVAFAEMESAGTAETHAAEDFPVYLDGLVYGDSERAGVVRGGTFYHADLGVGFTLPARWSCENLPERLVLQAPTRDAVLQVSVEDIEQGESPREFVRRRNKSKAIGQEVGIEPAGLEAYSAVIKAGTQSAPRVERVSVIYHQERAYLFTGKARNREAFERADADFIATARSFHPLSETEQEFAAALRIRLRRVDGEVDFAELARESPLSGHAEEQLRLLNQLYPDGVPAPGSRLKIIQ, from the coding sequence ATGTCCGAGCAGGATGAAATCGAACTCGGCAGTGAGGCGCATGCGCAGATCGTGCGCCAGTTCGGCGGCGCCTACGAGGATGCGGCGCTGCAGGACTATGTGCAGCGCGTGGGCGAACGACTCGCGGTCAATAGCCATCGTCAGCAGCTCGCCTACCGGTTCACGGTGCTGGATTCTTCGCAGGTCAATGCCTTTGCGCTGCCCGGCGGTTATATCTACATCACCCGCGGACTGCTCGCCTATCTCAATTCCGAGGCCGAGCTGGCGGCGGTGCTCGGACACGAAATCGGTCACGTCACCGCCCGCCATTCGGTGCGCCAGATCAGCGGAACACGCGCCGCGCGGATTGGATTTACCATCGGTTCCGTCCTGATCCCCGAACTGGGAAACCAGATCGGCCAGGGTCTGTTCAGCGTGCTCGGCGGCGCAATCACGAGCGGTTATGGCCGTGAGCACGAACTGGAGGCGGACCGCCTTGGCGCAGAGTATCTGGCGCGCAGCGGCTATGATCCGCGCGCCATGCTCAAGGTGCTCGAGGTGTTGAAGGATCAGGAGCTCTACGAGCGCCAACTGGCCGAGGAAGAGGGACGTCAGCCGAGGATATATCACGGGGTATTCGCCACGCATCCCTCCAGCGACCAGCGCTTGCAGGAGGCCGTGGCCTTTGCCGAGATGGAATCCGCCGGAACGGCAGAGACGCATGCCGCTGAAGATTTTCCGGTCTATCTCGATGGACTGGTCTATGGCGACAGCGAACGCGCCGGGGTGGTGCGCGGGGGCACGTTCTATCACGCGGACCTCGGCGTCGGCTTTACCCTGCCAGCGCGGTGGTCGTGTGAAAACCTGCCCGAGCGCCTGGTACTGCAGGCGCCGACACGCGATGCGGTCCTGCAGGTATCGGTGGAGGATATCGAGCAGGGGGAATCTCCGCGCGAATTCGTCCGGCGCCGTAACAAATCCAAAGCCATCGGGCAGGAAGTCGGGATTGAACCGGCCGGGCTGGAGGCGTACAGCGCGGTCATCAAGGCCGGTACCCAGTCCGCCCCCCGGGTGGAGCGGGTGAGCGTGATCTATCATCAGGAGCGCGCCTATCTGTTCACCGGGAAGGCGAGGAATCGGGAGGCCTTCGAGAGGGCCGATGCCGACTTCATCGCGACGGCACGCAGTTTCCATCCACTTTCCGAGACGGAACAGGAGTTTGCCGCTGCGCTGAGGATCCGGTTGCGGCGCGTGGATGGGGAGGTCGATTTTGCCGAACTGGCGCGGGAGTCGCCGCTGAGCGGACATGCGGAAGAGCAGCTGAGGCTGCTGAACCAGTTGTATCCGGACGGCGTTCCCGCACCGGGGAGCCGGCTCAAGATCATTCAATGA
- a CDS encoding thermonuclease family protein, translating to MPVLACLLWTNISAADCPADHIDERARVAYVHDGDTLVLRDGRKVRLIGVNAPELPREGDPGQPYAEDSRDALRGLLAPPGDELALRYDGERFDRYGRLLAHLYRPDGASIQAWMLEHGYAVAIAVPPNLVNQECYRRAEGHASDAGLGLWGLVYYRPLPSAAIGPDTLASGFRFVRGKVTRTGAGAGAVWLNLEGGLALRIARPDLHHFPGFRPRDLVGRTVVARGWLITRGAAPLMQIRHPSSLQVVADDG from the coding sequence GTGCCCGTCCTGGCATGCCTGTTATGGACGAACATCTCGGCAGCGGACTGTCCGGCGGACCACATCGATGAACGAGCGCGGGTCGCGTACGTGCATGACGGCGATACGCTGGTGCTGCGCGACGGGCGCAAGGTGCGCCTGATCGGTGTCAATGCCCCCGAGCTGCCGCGAGAAGGGGATCCCGGTCAACCCTATGCGGAAGACTCCCGCGACGCGCTGAGGGGATTGCTCGCTCCCCCCGGCGACGAACTGGCCCTGCGTTATGACGGCGAGCGTTTCGATCGCTACGGTCGTCTGCTAGCCCATCTTTACCGACCCGACGGCGCGAGTATCCAGGCCTGGATGCTCGAACACGGCTATGCGGTGGCAATCGCAGTCCCACCGAATCTGGTGAATCAGGAGTGTTACCGGCGCGCCGAGGGACATGCGAGCGATGCCGGTCTGGGTTTGTGGGGGCTGGTGTATTACCGGCCGCTGCCCAGCGCGGCCATCGGGCCCGATACACTGGCTTCCGGCTTCCGTTTCGTGCGCGGCAAGGTGACGCGCACCGGCGCGGGCGCGGGCGCCGTGTGGCTGAACCTCGAAGGCGGGCTGGCCCTGCGCATCGCACGGCCGGATCTGCATCATTTCCCGGGTTTCCGGCCGCGCGATCTCGTCGGCCGCACGGTGGTCGCGCGCGGTTGGCTGATCACCCGCGGGGCGGCCCCGCTCATGCAGATCCGCCACCCGTCCTCGCTGCAGGTCGTCGCGGATGACGGATGA
- the rpmE gene encoding 50S ribosomal protein L31, which translates to MKSEIHPAYNEITVSCGCGNTFKTRSTVGKDLHLDVCSQCHPFYTGKQKLVDTAGRVDKFRQKYGMKK; encoded by the coding sequence ATGAAGTCGGAGATTCACCCCGCTTACAACGAGATCACAGTGTCCTGCGGGTGCGGCAACACGTTCAAGACGCGCTCGACAGTGGGCAAGGATCTGCATCTCGATGTATGCTCGCAATGCCATCCGTTCTACACCGGCAAACAGAAACTGGTTGACACCGCCGGCCGCGTTGACAAGTTCCGGCAGAAGTACGGCATGAAAAAATAG
- the gspC gene encoding type II secretion system protein GspC: MMRPALDWKKAWEVFFLDAVQRRIILLVQVVLVLMLAATLAQLTWKVIPLPARSLAPPPEVFRGAVAPGDQKAGGVLWDLAKWHLFGEKPVGAALPAVESLPETQLNLTLSGVVASSGATGGGAIIAAPGGSEAFYTINAQLPGGAILKEVHPDRVVLERNGRLETLRLPKEGLGNLNGATPAGDSGQAGQSRVTAARGGTGSENAPPPANLREFRDRVLADPQSASNLVQINPKSADGRFLGYELQPGQDAGLFTRAGLSPGDIVTSVNGVRLDSPAKALSLLRGLSSADEIRLEVERDGVPQSLIVNINQ, translated from the coding sequence ATGATGAGACCCGCATTGGACTGGAAAAAGGCGTGGGAGGTTTTTTTCCTCGACGCCGTGCAGCGCCGCATCATCCTCCTAGTCCAGGTGGTGCTGGTCTTGATGCTGGCGGCGACGCTCGCCCAATTGACCTGGAAAGTGATTCCGCTGCCGGCGCGGAGCCTTGCGCCCCCGCCGGAGGTGTTTCGCGGGGCGGTCGCACCGGGTGACCAGAAAGCCGGCGGGGTCTTGTGGGATCTCGCCAAATGGCATCTGTTCGGTGAAAAGCCCGTCGGGGCGGCGCTCCCTGCGGTCGAGTCACTGCCCGAGACCCAGCTCAATCTGACCTTGAGCGGCGTGGTCGCCTCCAGTGGCGCGACGGGCGGTGGCGCGATTATCGCCGCGCCAGGAGGATCGGAGGCCTTCTATACCATTAATGCCCAGTTGCCCGGGGGCGCCATCCTGAAGGAGGTCCATCCCGACCGGGTAGTGCTGGAGCGGAACGGGCGGCTTGAGACCCTGCGCCTGCCCAAGGAAGGACTCGGGAACCTCAACGGAGCAACACCGGCGGGTGATTCCGGCCAGGCGGGGCAATCCCGTGTTACCGCGGCCAGAGGCGGGACGGGGTCAGAGAATGCGCCACCTCCGGCCAACCTGCGCGAGTTTCGTGACCGGGTCTTGGCCGATCCCCAAAGTGCCAGCAATCTGGTCCAGATCAACCCGAAGAGCGCCGACGGGCGCTTCCTCGGCTACGAACTGCAACCTGGCCAGGATGCCGGCCTGTTCACGCGCGCCGGGTTGTCTCCCGGAGACATCGTCACCAGCGTCAACGGGGTAAGGCTGGATTCCCCGGCCAAGGCCCTGAGCCTGCTGCGCGGCCTGTCGTCCGCTGATGAGATCCGTCTCGAGGTCGAGCGCGACGGGGTACCCCAATCGCTCATCGTCAATATCAACCAGTGA
- a CDS encoding DUF1624 domain-containing protein, with product MARRLMSIDVARGGALAMMIAYHFTFDINLFAKLGLDFNHDPLWLGLRAFIVSLFLLLVGVSQSIVHRQGFDRMRYLRRLVMLILCAGLVTLGSRMLFPTSYIFFGILHFIVLASLLGLVTVRFYHVNLFSGIFLILLGNLYSHAGFDQPALQWVGLMTHKPLTEDYVPLLPWFGAVQIGQYLGQALYRLPAGMRIRGWSSTVRPLRLFALGGRHSLLIYMVHQPVLLGLLYLYFQF from the coding sequence ATGGCACGCCGCCTCATGTCGATCGACGTCGCGCGCGGCGGCGCGCTGGCGATGATGATCGCCTACCATTTTACTTTTGATATCAATCTGTTCGCCAAACTGGGCCTTGATTTCAATCACGATCCCCTGTGGCTTGGCTTGCGCGCGTTCATCGTCAGTCTTTTTCTGCTGCTGGTCGGGGTCAGCCAGTCAATCGTCCATCGGCAGGGTTTCGATCGGATGCGCTACTTGCGGCGTCTCGTCATGTTGATTCTGTGCGCCGGGCTGGTCACCCTGGGCAGCAGGATGCTGTTCCCGACCAGCTATATCTTCTTCGGGATCCTGCATTTCATCGTGCTGGCCAGTCTGCTCGGCCTTGTGACCGTGCGCTTTTACCACGTCAATCTGTTCTCTGGCATCTTTTTGATCTTGCTTGGGAATCTGTATTCCCATGCCGGGTTCGATCAGCCCGCGTTACAGTGGGTCGGTCTGATGACGCACAAGCCGTTGACGGAGGATTATGTCCCGTTGCTGCCGTGGTTCGGTGCGGTGCAGATCGGTCAGTATCTCGGCCAGGCCTTGTACCGCCTGCCCGCGGGTATGCGCATACGGGGCTGGTCGAGTACTGTGCGGCCGTTGCGTCTGTTCGCCCTCGGCGGCCGGCACAGTCTGTTGATCTACATGGTTCATCAACCGGTGCTGCTCGGTCTGCTATATTTGTACTTTCAATTCTAG
- a CDS encoding DUF2782 domain-containing protein gives MRLTIAFVMLLLPLSVLAQDGSDPAEAPAPTPDVTIIQGDDKTIAEYRVHGRLYMIKVTPRKGPPYYLVDTDGDGNLETRRGELNEDLLIPSWTLMEWK, from the coding sequence ATGAGACTGACGATTGCCTTCGTGATGCTTCTGCTGCCCCTCAGCGTCCTGGCACAGGACGGATCCGATCCAGCCGAGGCGCCGGCGCCGACCCCTGATGTGACGATCATCCAGGGAGATGACAAGACCATCGCGGAGTATCGTGTCCACGGACGGCTGTACATGATCAAGGTGACCCCCAGGAAGGGCCCCCCCTATTATCTGGTGGACACCGATGGTGACGGCAACCTCGAAACGCGGCGCGGTGAGCTGAACGAAGATCTGCTGATTCCGAGCTGGACGTTGATGGAATGGAAGTGA
- a CDS encoding TIGR00730 family Rossman fold protein, which yields MNELDKSTHPTFSMVDEALLNRESWKIFQIMAEFVEGFERLARIKPSVSMFGSARAHPDSEYYRRAENIARALSDSGFSVVSGGGPGIMEAANKGAYLGKSPSIGLNIQLPKEQVSNDYQNISLRFRHFFSRKVMFVKYASAYVVLPGGFGTLDELAEILTLVQTERTRRIPIILVGSDYWAGLVEWFRNTLVAEGAIGAEDLDLFQVLDKPEEVVEAIFRYYEHRGFEPSAEEKEILLDL from the coding sequence ATGAATGAACTGGACAAATCGACACACCCGACTTTCAGCATGGTCGATGAGGCGCTGCTGAATCGCGAGTCCTGGAAGATTTTCCAGATCATGGCGGAATTCGTCGAAGGTTTCGAGCGCCTGGCCCGCATCAAGCCGTCGGTCAGCATGTTCGGCTCCGCGCGCGCGCATCCCGACTCCGAATATTACCGGCGCGCGGAGAATATCGCGCGGGCGCTGTCGGACTCCGGTTTCAGCGTGGTCAGCGGAGGCGGCCCCGGGATCATGGAGGCGGCCAACAAGGGTGCATACCTGGGCAAATCACCGAGCATAGGCCTCAACATCCAGCTCCCTAAGGAGCAGGTATCCAACGATTACCAGAACATTTCACTGCGTTTCCGCCACTTCTTCTCGCGCAAGGTGATGTTCGTAAAATACGCCTCGGCCTATGTCGTATTGCCCGGCGGCTTCGGCACGCTGGACGAGCTGGCGGAGATCCTGACCCTGGTCCAGACCGAGCGGACGCGCCGCATCCCGATCATCCTGGTCGGCAGCGACTATTGGGCGGGACTGGTCGAGTGGTTCAGGAATACGCTGGTCGCCGAGGGCGCGATCGGGGCGGAGGATCTCGACCTGTTCCAGGTGCTGGACAAACCCGAAGAGGTGGTCGAGGCCATCTTCCGGTATTATGAGCACCGCGGCTTCGAGCCATCCGCGGAGGAGAAGGAGATCCTGCTCGATCTGTGA
- the polA gene encoding DNA polymerase I has translation MPSEKNAQPCLILVDGSSYLYRAYHALPELTNSRGEATGAVLGVVNMLRTLLREYSPEYIAVVFDAKGRTFREELYEHYKANRPPMPDDLRSQIEPLHAVVRALGLPCLAVEGVEADDVIGTLTAQARTAGMDVVISTGDKDMAQLVDGHVSLINTMTHQTLDATGVEAKFGIPPARITDYLALVGDTSDNIPGVPGVGPKTAAALLREYGSLAGIIASAAAIKGKTGERIREHLGQLPLAQQLATIKQDVALDLGVEDLRPAAPDVDTLKELYRRLEFKRLLEELSTGDNEPVTVPASPDAQPGKYECVLTTEAFETWLDRLQDAELIAFDTETTSLDPLEAEIVGVSFAVTSGEAAYVPLAHDYPGIPSQLARDEVLARLKPLLADPHLPKVGQNLKYDMAVLERYGIRCAGLRYDTMLESYVLNSTLARHDMDTLALTYLDYKTLLYEDVTGKGAAQRPFGSVDLELATRYAAEDADITLRLHQTLWPRLAETGRLQEVFDTIEMPLVPVLARMERNGVLIDAAMLHRQSGELGARMRELEGQIYSLAGSEFNLGSPKQIQEILFEKLGLPVIEKTPKGQPSTAESVLQELAADYPLPGLILEHRALSKLKSTYTDRLPEQVSPRTGRLHTSYHQAVAATGRLSSSNPNLQNIPIRTEFGRRIRQAFIAPPGHRLLAADYSQIELRILAHLSGDAGLLAAFTRGMDIHRATAGEIFGIDPRDVTADQRRSAKAINFGLIYGMSSFGLARQLGIERNAAQEYMDLYFARYPAVKRLMDETRRSAGELGYVETLFGRRLYLPEIRSRNRQRREYAERAAINAPMQGTAADIIKRAMLKVDGWLQRNGDDITMIMQVHDELVFEVPEERVEAAVAHISAAMSSAAELAVPLEVGIGVGLNWDEAH, from the coding sequence ATGCCATCTGAAAAGAACGCCCAGCCGTGCCTGATCCTGGTGGACGGATCCTCCTACCTGTACCGGGCCTACCATGCCCTGCCGGAACTGACCAATTCCAGGGGCGAGGCGACTGGCGCAGTCCTCGGCGTGGTCAACATGCTGCGCACACTGCTCAGGGAATATAGCCCCGAGTACATTGCCGTCGTGTTCGACGCCAAGGGCAGGACCTTCCGTGAAGAACTCTACGAGCACTACAAGGCGAACCGCCCGCCGATGCCGGACGATCTGCGTAGCCAGATCGAACCGCTGCATGCCGTGGTGCGCGCCCTCGGTCTCCCCTGCCTGGCGGTGGAAGGGGTCGAAGCGGATGATGTCATCGGCACCCTCACCGCCCAGGCGCGGACGGCCGGCATGGATGTGGTGATCTCGACCGGCGACAAGGACATGGCTCAGCTCGTCGACGGGCACGTATCGCTGATCAATACCATGACGCACCAGACCCTCGATGCGACGGGAGTGGAAGCCAAATTCGGCATCCCGCCCGCACGCATCACCGACTATCTTGCCCTCGTCGGCGATACCTCCGACAACATCCCCGGAGTCCCCGGCGTCGGCCCCAAGACCGCCGCCGCGCTGCTGCGTGAGTACGGCTCACTCGCCGGAATCATCGCGTCTGCCGCCGCCATCAAGGGAAAGACCGGAGAGCGTATCCGTGAACACCTCGGCCAGCTCCCCCTCGCCCAGCAGCTCGCGACCATCAAACAGGATGTCGCACTCGACCTCGGGGTGGAGGATCTGCGTCCGGCCGCACCGGACGTGGACACGCTGAAGGAACTGTATCGCCGTCTCGAATTCAAACGCCTGCTCGAAGAACTGTCCACCGGGGATAACGAACCGGTTACGGTCCCCGCGTCCCCCGACGCGCAGCCCGGAAAATACGAATGCGTGCTGACCACCGAGGCCTTTGAGACCTGGCTCGACCGGCTGCAGGACGCGGAGCTGATCGCCTTCGATACCGAGACGACCAGCCTCGACCCGCTGGAGGCCGAGATCGTCGGGGTCTCCTTCGCCGTGACGTCGGGAGAGGCCGCCTATGTGCCGCTGGCGCATGATTACCCCGGGATCCCGTCCCAGCTCGCGCGCGACGAGGTGCTTGCGCGCCTGAAACCCCTGCTGGCAGATCCGCATCTGCCCAAGGTCGGCCAGAACCTCAAGTACGACATGGCGGTGCTCGAGCGCTACGGCATCCGATGCGCCGGCCTGCGCTACGACACCATGCTCGAGTCCTACGTCCTGAACAGCACGCTCGCACGTCACGACATGGATACGCTGGCCCTGACCTATCTGGATTACAAGACACTGCTGTACGAGGATGTCACCGGCAAAGGCGCCGCCCAGCGCCCCTTCGGCAGTGTGGACCTCGAACTTGCGACGCGCTATGCGGCGGAGGACGCCGATATCACATTGCGCCTGCATCAGACGCTGTGGCCGCGGCTGGCGGAGACCGGGCGGCTGCAAGAGGTGTTCGACACCATCGAGATGCCGCTGGTGCCTGTGCTCGCGCGCATGGAGCGGAATGGTGTTCTGATCGATGCCGCCATGCTGCACCGGCAGAGCGGGGAGCTCGGCGCACGCATGCGGGAACTGGAAGGACAGATCTATAGCCTCGCCGGCAGCGAATTCAATCTGGGTTCACCGAAACAGATCCAGGAGATACTGTTCGAGAAACTCGGCCTGCCCGTCATCGAAAAGACCCCGAAGGGCCAACCCTCGACAGCGGAATCGGTGCTGCAGGAACTCGCGGCGGATTACCCGCTCCCGGGCCTGATCCTTGAGCATCGCGCGCTCAGCAAACTCAAATCCACCTATACCGACCGGCTGCCGGAGCAGGTGAGCCCGCGCACCGGCCGCCTGCACACGTCCTACCACCAGGCCGTGGCGGCGACGGGCCGGCTCTCATCAAGCAATCCGAATCTGCAGAACATCCCGATCCGCACCGAGTTCGGCCGTCGCATCCGCCAGGCCTTCATCGCACCGCCCGGCCACCGCCTGCTCGCCGCCGACTACTCACAGATCGAACTGCGCATCCTGGCGCACCTGTCCGGAGATGCCGGCCTGCTCGCCGCGTTCACCCGCGGGATGGACATCCATCGTGCCACCGCGGGCGAGATCTTCGGCATCGATCCGCGCGATGTCACCGCGGATCAGCGGCGCAGCGCGAAGGCGATCAATTTCGGACTCATCTACGGCATGTCATCCTTCGGACTGGCGCGCCAGCTCGGCATCGAGCGCAACGCCGCCCAGGAATACATGGACCTCTATTTCGCGCGTTACCCCGCCGTCAAGCGGCTGATGGATGAGACGCGCCGTTCGGCGGGTGAGCTGGGCTACGTGGAAACCCTGTTCGGGCGGCGGCTCTATCTGCCGGAGATACGCTCGCGCAACCGTCAGCGGCGCGAATACGCGGAGCGCGCCGCGATCAACGCGCCGATGCAAGGTACCGCGGCTGATATCATCAAGCGGGCGATGCTGAAGGTGGACGGCTGGCTGCAACGCAATGGCGACGATATCACCATGATCATGCAGGTGCATGACGAGCTGGTGTTCGAGGTGCCGGAGGAGCGCGTCGAGGCGGCCGTGGCGCACATCAGCGCGGCCATGTCATCCGCGGCGGAACTCGCCGTCCCGCTGGAGGTGGGTATCGGGGTCGGCCTCAACTGGGATGAGGCACACTGA
- a CDS encoding YihA family ribosome biogenesis GTP-binding protein, producing the protein MPVKNPLSYFQRACFLLGAQRADSMPPDRGFEVAFVGRSNSGKSSSINAIVGRRALARASRTPGRTQQINFFDLGDDRRLVDLPGYGYAEVPDRLRQEWRPLIEAYLDGRRSLCGLILTADCRRSLDDLERMIIDWCKPRSMPVHILLTKSDKLSRGAGHKALHAWRRGLSTDDASVSVQLFSSTNRDGVDEARDKVVAWLNFGQKKAPV; encoded by the coding sequence TTGCCGGTAAAGAACCCCCTGTCTTATTTCCAGCGCGCATGCTTCCTGCTCGGTGCGCAGCGTGCCGACTCGATGCCACCCGACCGCGGTTTCGAGGTGGCCTTCGTCGGGCGCTCAAACTCGGGCAAATCGAGCAGCATTAACGCGATCGTCGGCCGGCGCGCGCTGGCGCGGGCGAGCAGGACCCCGGGTCGCACGCAACAGATCAACTTCTTCGATCTGGGCGACGATCGTCGCCTGGTCGACCTGCCCGGCTACGGTTATGCCGAGGTACCCGACCGTTTGCGGCAGGAGTGGCGGCCGTTGATCGAGGCGTATCTGGACGGCCGCCGCTCGCTCTGTGGTCTGATTCTGACCGCCGATTGCCGGCGTTCTCTCGATGACCTCGAGCGGATGATCATCGACTGGTGCAAACCTCGGAGTATGCCGGTGCATATCCTGCTGACCAAATCCGACAAGCTGAGTCGCGGCGCGGGACACAAGGCCTTGCATGCCTGGCGGCGCGGCTTATCCACGGACGACGCAAGCGTGAGTGTACAGCTCTTTTCCTCCACGAACCGGGACGGAGTGGACGAGGCACGGGATAAGGTGGTCGCCTGGCTGAATTTCGGGCAAAAAAAAGCCCCAGTATGA
- a CDS encoding cyclic nucleotide-binding domain-containing protein — MAKQQIDLTQFLNQQYLCESLTIAEVQKLLEYTEVVKYKKGQVIADIGEVGDALYFVVSGEALLSLEEGGQETEVGRISSGEMMGEMSFFDRKPRLLRMRSGRAETQLLKLSRPMYERLRVEHPYIAVNLLEHAIISLDHLLRHVSTEEVNLARYVFGKGKR, encoded by the coding sequence ATGGCCAAACAGCAGATCGACCTGACCCAGTTCCTCAATCAGCAGTATCTGTGCGAATCGCTGACCATCGCCGAGGTGCAGAAACTGTTGGAATACACCGAGGTGGTGAAATACAAGAAGGGCCAGGTGATCGCGGACATCGGCGAAGTCGGCGATGCCCTCTATTTCGTGGTCAGCGGCGAGGCGCTGCTTTCGCTCGAGGAAGGCGGCCAGGAGACCGAGGTCGGGCGCATCTCTTCGGGGGAGATGATGGGCGAGATGTCCTTCTTCGACCGTAAACCGCGTCTGCTGCGGATGCGCTCCGGCCGCGCCGAGACCCAGCTGCTGAAGTTGTCGCGTCCAATGTACGAGCGTCTCCGGGTCGAGCATCCCTATATCGCCGTCAACCTGCTGGAGCATGCGATCATCAGCCTCGACCACCTGCTGCGACATGTCAGCACCGAGGAGGTCAACCTCGCCCGTTACGTGTTCGGCAAGGGAAAGCGCTGA
- a CDS encoding thiol:disulfide interchange protein DsbA/DsbL, which translates to MRLDKILIGSLLLLTAVVAQAAVPLRFQEGVDYELVTPAQPTADRTKVEVIEVFWYGCPHCYRFQPYIERWLQTKPDNVDYLRLPAVLNESWALGTQAYYTEEALGVTDKLHAALFDAIHRDKRRLDSEQDMMKFFVEHGVSEDQFRDAYHSFGVESKVQRARQMTQRYGIDGTPSVIINGKYRTGPGMTRSYERLLDVMNFLVAQESRSLAK; encoded by the coding sequence ATGCGTCTAGACAAAATTCTCATTGGATCCTTGCTGCTGCTGACCGCCGTCGTAGCGCAGGCGGCGGTCCCCCTGCGCTTTCAGGAAGGGGTGGACTACGAACTCGTGACACCCGCACAGCCCACCGCAGATCGGACCAAAGTCGAGGTGATCGAGGTGTTCTGGTATGGCTGCCCGCACTGTTACCGCTTCCAGCCGTATATCGAGCGCTGGCTGCAGACGAAACCGGATAATGTCGACTACCTGCGTTTGCCGGCGGTCCTGAATGAAAGCTGGGCATTGGGCACCCAGGCCTATTACACCGAGGAGGCGCTGGGCGTCACCGACAAGCTCCATGCCGCCCTGTTCGACGCGATCCATCGCGACAAGCGCCGCCTCGACAGCGAGCAGGACATGATGAAATTCTTCGTCGAACATGGCGTGAGCGAAGATCAGTTCCGCGACGCCTATCATTCCTTCGGCGTCGAAAGCAAGGTGCAGCGCGCGCGCCAGATGACGCAGCGTTATGGCATCGACGGCACGCCATCGGTCATCATCAATGGAAAGTACCGCACCGGGCCGGGCATGACGCGCTCCTACGAGCGCCTGCTGGACGTGATGAATTTCCTCGTCGCCCAGGAAAGCCGTTCCCTGGCGAAATGA